The Zobellia alginiliquefaciens genome contains a region encoding:
- a CDS encoding malectin domain-containing carbohydrate-binding protein, translated as MRRNLITRFFLFSMLFVSFIMVPAACSSDDGGTDKEQVDPDPDPEPDPDPEQVADPTNENTTIDATAAAHSNGVSTSTVTVQLADADGKKLSASGGTIALTTTGSATISEITDNADGTYTATVSGEVEETITVSGTLDGTDITSTVDITFNPDESNPAQEAEQSTEAVGPTLLRINCGGDEITFGDVTFLADQYFDGPTEAYNNPNVDASEITNTDMPELYITERITDNTDVKGPFSYKIPVTDGTYTVKLYFAEVYWGVENPEGLGEDDGTGRRIFNITMEDEAIFTGYDLYKEHGALSAGSRMYDVEVADGELTIIFEATVNKPKVSAIEVFGTGTIGS; from the coding sequence ATGAGACGTAATTTAATTACACGATTTTTTCTGTTCTCAATGCTATTCGTATCATTTATCATGGTACCTGCAGCTTGTAGCAGCGATGACGGAGGAACAGACAAAGAACAAGTTGACCCAGACCCCGATCCGGAACCAGACCCAGATCCCGAACAGGTAGCGGACCCTACCAATGAGAATACTACTATAGATGCTACAGCAGCCGCTCATTCCAACGGAGTAAGTACTTCCACTGTAACCGTGCAATTAGCCGATGCAGATGGAAAAAAGTTAAGCGCTAGCGGAGGTACAATCGCCCTAACTACTACTGGATCTGCTACAATATCCGAAATCACTGATAACGCAGATGGAACATATACAGCAACCGTAAGTGGTGAGGTAGAAGAAACAATAACTGTGTCAGGAACATTAGATGGTACGGATATTACCAGTACTGTAGACATTACTTTTAACCCAGATGAGTCAAATCCAGCACAAGAAGCAGAACAGTCAACAGAAGCTGTTGGCCCTACTTTACTAAGAATCAACTGTGGAGGAGACGAAATAACTTTCGGTGATGTTACCTTTCTTGCCGACCAATATTTTGACGGTCCTACAGAAGCTTATAACAACCCCAATGTGGACGCTTCAGAAATTACAAATACGGATATGCCTGAACTCTATATTACAGAGAGAATAACTGATAATACAGATGTTAAAGGACCTTTCTCCTATAAAATTCCTGTTACAGATGGCACTTATACAGTTAAACTCTACTTTGCAGAAGTTTACTGGGGTGTTGAGAATCCAGAAGGATTAGGTGAAGATGACGGTACAGGACGTAGAATCTTTAATATTACCATGGAAGATGAAGCAATCTTTACCGGATATGATCTTTATAAAGAACATGGAGCATTATCTGCTGGTAGCCGTATGTACGATGTTGAAGTGGCGGATGGTGAGCTTACAATCATTTTTGAAGCAACTGTTAATAAACCAAAAGTATCAGCTATAGAAGTTTTCGGTACTGGAACAATCGGTTCTTAA
- the msrA gene encoding peptide-methionine (S)-S-oxide reductase MsrA: MIFKSIFLSIFLLASTSCQSHVEKKKPAQTSLAKKVAIKLTNQDLSNFETAYFASGCFWCVEAIFESVKGVKEVVSGYSGGTEKNPTYEQVGGGMTSHAEAVKVYYDPKVISFTALVQVFFGSHDPTTLNRQGPDRGPQYRSIAFYKNDKEKQIIDGYIKALKDQNVYDGTPITTEVTKFTKFYDAEDYHQDYERKHPNNSYITNVSVPRLNRFKENFQEYLKDGSH, translated from the coding sequence ATGATATTTAAATCTATATTCTTATCCATATTCCTTTTAGCCTCCACTTCTTGCCAATCCCATGTTGAAAAGAAAAAACCCGCGCAAACGTCCTTAGCAAAAAAAGTAGCTATAAAGCTAACAAATCAAGATCTTTCAAATTTTGAAACGGCTTATTTTGCCAGTGGTTGTTTCTGGTGTGTAGAAGCCATATTTGAAAGTGTAAAAGGAGTCAAGGAAGTGGTCTCAGGGTATTCTGGTGGTACTGAAAAAAATCCCACTTACGAGCAAGTAGGTGGTGGTATGACAAGCCATGCAGAAGCTGTTAAAGTTTATTACGACCCAAAGGTTATTTCGTTTACAGCCTTAGTCCAAGTGTTTTTTGGATCTCATGACCCTACAACATTAAATAGACAAGGACCAGATCGTGGCCCCCAGTATAGATCAATCGCTTTTTATAAAAACGACAAAGAGAAACAGATTATTGACGGGTACATTAAAGCCTTAAAAGATCAAAACGTTTACGATGGCACACCCATTACAACAGAAGTCACCAAGTTTACAAAGTTTTATGACGCTGAGGACTATCACCAAGATTATGAGCGCAAACATCCAAATAACTCATATATTACAAACGTATCCGTACCAAGACTAAATCGTTTTAAAGAAAATTTTCAGGAGTATTTAAAAGATGGATCTCATTAA
- a CDS encoding RNA polymerase sigma factor, translating to MFQIDLVEQCKKNNRKGQMQLYRQYCDGMFCVAMRYVKNTKDAEDVLQESFIKAFQKIEQYEGNVTFGAWLKKIVINKSIDFLKSKKHQTVPFQESHMPLEEDDNWNVNDDITLKNIKCAMEELPEKYKYVVMMYLMEGYDHSEISQILDLTESACRTRLLRGKGYLKQLLKEKNYGARS from the coding sequence ATGTTTCAGATAGATTTAGTAGAACAATGTAAAAAGAATAACAGGAAGGGACAGATGCAACTGTACCGGCAGTACTGTGATGGTATGTTCTGCGTTGCAATGCGGTATGTGAAAAATACCAAAGATGCTGAAGATGTTTTACAAGAATCTTTCATAAAAGCCTTTCAAAAAATAGAACAATATGAGGGGAATGTTACGTTTGGTGCATGGCTTAAAAAAATTGTAATAAATAAGAGTATAGATTTTCTGAAATCTAAAAAACATCAAACCGTTCCGTTTCAAGAAAGCCATATGCCTCTAGAGGAAGATGACAATTGGAATGTAAATGATGATATCACTTTAAAAAATATTAAATGTGCGATGGAAGAATTGCCTGAAAAATATAAATATGTAGTTATGATGTATTTGATGGAAGGGTACGACCACAGTGAAATATCCCAAATATTAGACCTGACGGAATCAGCTTGTAGAACTAGACTTTTAAGGGGAAAAGGGTATTTAAAACAGTTGTTGAAAGAAAAGAATTATGGCGCAAGATCTTAA
- a CDS encoding aldose epimerase family protein encodes MKQVTIQTENIILIVLDYGAVIQKLLVKGKDGNYTNVVVGLNYPSAYKNDKKCLGACVGRYAGRISGGSFVLDQENYPLHNVNGVHLHGGKQGFAQKTWKFEEVNHGPEPFIKLSYFSKHLEEGYPGNLKVTVTYKIKDNALVIEHKAETDRTTVLNLTNHSYFKLDKEESIKDYLLQMNCTHFTESNANQLPTGKFVSVKGTPYNFLEERSLGNTPLDLPFAIHPKTNLAARISSKKSGITMTVQTNQPALIVYTPPEFPGICFETQNFPDAPNQPNFPSSVLKPGEKYRNISQYHFSVR; translated from the coding sequence TTGAAACAAGTTACAATACAAACCGAAAACATTATCCTAATCGTTCTAGATTACGGTGCTGTCATTCAAAAATTATTAGTTAAAGGTAAAGATGGAAACTATACCAATGTGGTGGTTGGCCTTAACTATCCGAGCGCTTATAAAAATGACAAAAAGTGCTTAGGAGCCTGCGTAGGTAGATACGCAGGAAGAATCTCCGGAGGTAGTTTTGTCTTGGACCAAGAAAACTACCCTCTGCATAATGTAAATGGAGTTCACTTACACGGTGGAAAACAAGGTTTTGCGCAAAAGACATGGAAATTTGAGGAAGTCAATCATGGCCCTGAACCTTTTATTAAACTGTCTTACTTCAGTAAGCATTTGGAAGAAGGGTATCCAGGAAATTTAAAAGTCACCGTAACATATAAAATAAAAGACAATGCATTGGTTATTGAACACAAGGCAGAAACAGACCGAACAACGGTACTGAACCTTACCAATCATTCTTATTTTAAACTAGACAAAGAAGAGAGTATAAAAGATTACTTGTTACAAATGAATTGTACACACTTTACAGAAAGTAATGCAAACCAACTGCCTACAGGAAAATTTGTTTCCGTAAAAGGGACTCCCTATAATTTTTTAGAGGAAAGAAGTTTGGGCAATACACCTTTAGACCTACCTTTTGCTATTCATCCAAAGACGAATCTAGCCGCCAGAATCAGTTCTAAAAAATCTGGGATTACTATGACCGTACAAACCAATCAGCCAGCGCTAATTGTTTATACGCCTCCAGAATTCCCTGGTATATGTTTTGAGACACAAAATTTTCCCGACGCTCCCAATCAACCTAATTTCCCCTCTTCCGTATTAAAACCAGGAGAAAAATACAGAAACATATCTCAATATCACTTTTCCGTTAGATAG
- a CDS encoding organic hydroperoxide resistance protein: MKTIFKTEATNTGGRAGHVKSDDGAVDLDIKMPGADGKTDGKSTNPEQLFAAAYSTCFAGALQAVAKEHGVDDLGDFSVTAIIGFNKDEDGFFIDATLDCLLPTVDKEKGEDLINAAHEICPYSKATRDNITVELNLMVEA; this comes from the coding sequence ATGAAAACTATTTTTAAAACGGAAGCGACAAATACAGGAGGTAGAGCGGGTCATGTAAAGAGTGATGATGGTGCCGTAGATTTAGATATTAAGATGCCTGGTGCAGATGGAAAAACAGATGGTAAATCTACCAACCCGGAGCAGTTATTTGCGGCAGCATACTCAACTTGCTTTGCGGGTGCTTTACAGGCTGTTGCTAAAGAACATGGTGTAGATGATTTAGGTGATTTTAGTGTAACGGCAATAATAGGTTTCAACAAAGACGAAGATGGCTTTTTTATAGATGCAACTTTGGATTGTTTGTTGCCCACTGTAGATAAAGAAAAAGGAGAAGACTTAATTAATGCTGCCCACGAAATATGTCCTTATAGTAAAGCTACAAGAGATAATATTACCGTTGAATTGAATTTGATGGTCGAAGCATAG
- a CDS encoding DUF2911 domain-containing protein, with the protein MKFLKWILIVFAVLGLLFYFVVSPYMRTQTKKHSPEHTVNYVKNGMDLSVNYSSPSKKNRIIFGELVPYDMVWRTGANEPTTFSTKTDIKIKGENLPAGTYSLWTRPGRQSWSVIFNKNIPTWGVSILSGGKETTRVIDKDVIEVEIPTEQTSQTVENFTIDFDMQHELFMLMSWDRTLIKVPISK; encoded by the coding sequence ATGAAATTTCTAAAATGGATTCTTATCGTATTTGCTGTGTTAGGTCTTTTGTTCTATTTTGTAGTGAGCCCTTATATGCGGACACAAACCAAAAAACATAGCCCTGAACACACGGTCAACTATGTTAAAAATGGAATGGATTTGTCCGTAAACTATTCCAGTCCATCAAAAAAGAATCGAATTATATTTGGAGAACTTGTGCCATATGATATGGTTTGGCGTACCGGCGCAAATGAACCTACTACCTTTTCCACTAAAACCGATATAAAAATAAAAGGGGAAAACCTTCCTGCAGGCACTTATTCGTTGTGGACAAGACCTGGCCGACAAAGTTGGTCCGTTATCTTCAATAAAAATATTCCTACTTGGGGCGTGTCCATTCTTAGTGGAGGAAAAGAAACTACCAGAGTCATAGATAAAGACGTTATAGAAGTTGAAATACCTACCGAGCAGACCTCTCAGACCGTAGAAAACTTTACAATAGATTTTGATATGCAGCACGAACTCTTCATGCTTATGTCATGGGATAGAACACTGATTAAAGTACCCATTAGCAAATAA
- the meaB gene encoding methylmalonyl Co-A mutase-associated GTPase MeaB, translating into MNNSKNTDKKGISEIQKKRKNPLVATKLVNALCNGDKTALGQAITLIESNHTKHAAKANEVVSLCLKKQSKSIRIGVTGVPGVGKSTFIETFGQLLTSQGNKVAVLTVDPTSSQSKGSILGDKTRMETLAKDPNAFIRPSPSGLSLGGVTRKTRESIILCEAAGYSIILIETVGVGQNETTVHGMVDFFLLLKLAGAGDELQGIKRGIIEMADSIVINKADGNNIANAKIAKNEFENSLKLYPPKENGWRPKVLYCSATENTGVEEVWSTIAEYIKEAKETGFFEDRRKQQNKNWLYDAIEQRLKSDFYTNTQVRSEIDEFLKQIATKEISPFLAADKLIAVFKSRS; encoded by the coding sequence TTGAACAATTCTAAGAACACAGATAAAAAAGGTATTTCTGAAATTCAGAAAAAAAGGAAGAATCCGTTAGTGGCCACCAAATTGGTCAACGCCTTATGCAACGGAGACAAAACCGCTCTTGGGCAAGCAATTACTTTAATTGAAAGCAATCATACAAAACACGCTGCCAAAGCTAATGAGGTTGTTTCCCTATGTTTAAAGAAACAAAGCAAAAGCATTCGTATTGGTGTTACGGGAGTACCTGGGGTAGGGAAAAGCACGTTTATAGAAACTTTTGGTCAACTACTCACTTCACAAGGTAATAAAGTTGCCGTACTTACCGTAGACCCAACCAGTAGTCAAAGTAAAGGAAGTATTCTAGGGGATAAAACACGAATGGAAACACTGGCAAAAGACCCAAACGCTTTCATTCGTCCTTCACCTTCCGGACTTTCTTTAGGTGGGGTTACCCGTAAAACACGAGAAAGCATCATTTTATGTGAAGCAGCAGGTTATTCTATTATTTTAATTGAAACCGTTGGGGTTGGCCAAAATGAAACTACAGTCCATGGTATGGTAGATTTTTTTCTACTTCTAAAATTGGCCGGTGCAGGCGATGAACTTCAAGGAATAAAACGTGGTATTATAGAAATGGCCGATAGCATTGTTATCAATAAGGCCGATGGTAATAACATTGCGAATGCAAAAATTGCCAAAAACGAATTTGAAAATTCCCTAAAATTATATCCGCCCAAAGAAAATGGCTGGAGACCCAAAGTTTTATATTGCTCCGCAACAGAAAATACAGGCGTTGAGGAGGTTTGGAGCACAATTGCCGAATATATAAAAGAAGCCAAAGAAACAGGCTTTTTTGAGGACAGGCGCAAACAACAGAATAAGAATTGGCTTTATGATGCCATAGAACAACGCTTAAAATCCGACTTTTATACCAATACACAGGTAAGAAGCGAGATAGACGAGTTTTTAAAGCAAATAGCTACGAAAGAAATTTCTCCTTTTTTAGCTGCCGATAAATTGATAGCCGTTTTTAAAAGTCGTTCTTAA